A window of Angustibacter sp. Root456 contains these coding sequences:
- a CDS encoding CGNR zinc finger domain-containing protein → MTLIDVAASLVNLHSGRDERGRERSQLDAADAPAATAAVLQRGGGRAPRVTAADAAALAEHALQWRTVFDAVRDGDDAGAARVLNRLLLETGARPQLDPHASGGWHMHFHGSDDSLAVGWAAGCTAALALALGSDLAGRMGTCAAERCDVVFVDTSKNGSRRFCSTSCQNRTKTAAYRSRSAG, encoded by the coding sequence GTGACGCTCATCGACGTCGCCGCAAGCCTGGTGAACCTCCACTCCGGGCGTGACGAGCGCGGCCGCGAGCGGTCGCAGCTGGACGCTGCGGACGCACCTGCGGCGACCGCTGCGGTGCTGCAGCGCGGCGGCGGGCGCGCTCCCCGCGTCACCGCGGCGGACGCGGCGGCGCTGGCCGAGCACGCCCTGCAGTGGCGCACCGTCTTCGACGCCGTCCGTGACGGAGACGACGCGGGTGCGGCCCGAGTGCTCAACCGCCTGCTACTCGAGACCGGCGCGCGTCCGCAGCTCGACCCCCACGCCAGCGGGGGCTGGCACATGCACTTCCACGGCTCCGACGACAGCCTGGCCGTGGGGTGGGCGGCTGGGTGCACGGCGGCGCTCGCCCTGGCGCTCGGCAGCGACCTCGCCGGACGGATGGGAACGTGCGCCGCCGAGCGGTGCGACGTCGTGTTCGTCGACACCTCGAAGAACGGCAGCCGTCGGTTCTGCTCCACCAGCTGTCAGAACCGCACCAAGACAGCGGCCTATCGCTCCCGGTCCGCCGGCTGA